The genomic DNA CAGGGAGTCCACCTGGGCAAACCCATACACCTCAACCATCGGCCCAAGGCTTCTATAAACACCCAGGGCACCCACCAATGGCCAGTGGCAATGCCATTAGGTGGGGCATCTGTCAGATATACTGCTCATGCAAGGCTGGAATGCCTTTCCAAACTTGTTGGGTTCATGTCTAGCTTAGACTAAGGTCTCTGAGGACAGGGGCtttataaaaatgcatatatttcaatagaattggtttcctttgtagtcctacatattttattttgcccATCTGAAGAGGAGCCCATACACTTCACTGCCAAACTTGATCCATGGcgtgaaaaaaaagattagaccTCCTGCCTTGACGGACCTCTTCCTTTAGCAAACAGCCACAGTGTCATATTAGAGCTACACTGAAAGGAAAATTCTGCAGAGTACTAGAGGCCCAGGGAGCTAAGGATATGAGCAAGCACTAACCTTTCCCAAGGGGGTGGGGGCTATATCATCAGCCCTGctgtgatgatgataataaactACTGCTCTTGTCTATCAAACTCCTTAAGGGGCCTTCTCTAAATATTGGccagtaaaaatgagaaaaaataaaaaagccagtTAATAATAAAGGTGGggctagggcggctaggtggtgcagtggataaagcaccagccctggagtcaggagtacctgggtgcaaatccagcctcagacacttaataattacctagctgtgtggctttgggcaagccacttaaccccgtttgtcttgcaaaaacctaaaaaaatatttaaaaaaataataataataaaggggaCAAAGTAGTCCGGGGCCTTCTCTAAATATTGATCagtaaaaagtaagaaaaaaagaaaaattcagttaaTAATAAatgaggggtgggggtggctaggtggcatagtggataaagcacggaccctggagtcaggagtacctgggttcgaatcggccctcagacacgtaataattacctagctgtgtggccttgggcaagccacttaaccccatttgccttgcaaaaaaacctaaaaaaaaaaaagttataaataaaaaaatataataagtgAGGGGGGTCAAAGTAGACAACTGAAGGAGTTAGTCAACCTTTCCTAAGGACCTGCTGTGTCCCAGATAGCATAGTAAGTAcagagtggggagggggggaagaaatacatgagacaaaaaacagtccctgcctttgGGCCTCATAAAGTaatagggaaggagaggaagaaccGGAGAAGAGAATTACCCTGAAATTTCCTCCTCAGATCCAGATGGCTGGAGGTAGAGACTGCTGAGAGAAGACAGTCCAGAAAGGGGGCTGTCAGGAACTCAGAGGTCACTGTctaggggggagggaggggactcTCTATTTCTTATGCAAAGGAAGAATTAACTCCTCTCTGCCTCTGGAGAGCTGCGCCTGCCTCCCCTCAGAAGTGAAAAGACGCTAAACCACTGCAAGTTATCCTCATAAGCACCCCTGTTCCCCACCAATCACTGAATCACAGAACCTTGGTTCCAGATGGGACATGAGGAATCAGCTAATATAACCTGCCCATTTCATGGATGAAGACACTGAAACcctgagaaagggaaggaagctAGCTAGATTAGATCCCTCACCCACTTCCAGGATCCACCTTACCTTTGAAGGGGATGGTGCCAAGTTTGTATAGATTCTCCTCCAGTTTCCCATAGTCCACCTCTGCTGTGGTGGTGAATGGGGTGGTCACTGGAGGGTAGATGCCCCCGATGTCCacctttctcccctctccagGGGTCCACCCTGTCAGACTCCGCATTAGGCATCTGCCTAGCCCTTTTGCCCCCAGCCTCACAGGGGACCAAACTTGGGGTACCAGCATATCCCTAGGAAGGTTGATTTGGTTGCTCTCTGCCCTTGCCCTGGAGTCAAGCCTGAGCTTTCTCCTTCTGTTAATAATCAATAGCTCTAGTTAAAAATTTGCTGCTgcccccctgactccagggtccaggCTAGGAGGGGGGGATGTGGTAAGGTGATCGTTAGGGTCAGTGAGCTTGGAGATCACTTAgcccaattctctcattttatggtgcaggaaactgaggctgggattcaaacccagggccTAAGCCTCTCTAGACTCGGGCCTCTTTCCACGCCTCACCCCGCCCATTTGGAGCCTGTCTCCAGCAGTTGCCCCAAGAGCCACGCACAAGTTTCTCTTGTCCCTTGGCAAAGGAGGGGGTCCAGTGACTCGGGGGCACAACCTCCCCGACTAGGCTGAACTTGCCTTCCTGCCTCCCTTTCCAGAGCGAGGAATCGCAGCCCTAAGTGGGAGGGGTTGGCAGAGCTTGGTATCTTCCGGTCTCTGGCTCTGGGAAGGGGGCAGGGGCACCGGGGCTGCTCCTGGGTCTCTGATTGGCTGAGAGCTGTCTTCTCTGGTACTCCTCCCTCTGCTCCCATTGAGTTTTCTGCCCACGCCAGGAAGGGCTTGCCCCGCGctgtctccttccctcccagCCCCAAAGTGTCTTTGTGATTCTTTGTCTCGAGTCACAAGTGATGACTTAGGAGAAGAACTGCCAAGGCAGAGCCGTGGGGAACAGGGAGAGGGCTCGCTGAAGCCCCCTGCAAGGACCCACTCTGAAATGGGGCAGGCGCTAAGGAAGGGGACAAAAGGAAGTCATGGGGTGAAGGGGGACGAAGAGCCAGGCTGATAGtaaaggggcacctaggtggagTAGTGGCTAGGACAACAGTCCGGagtctgaggacctgagttcaaacataaatactgcttgtgtgaccttgggcaagtcactttaccccattgccttgcaaagcaaaacaaaaagaaacagagtGGAAGGGGAAATAGGAGTGAATGGGCAGGGGGAGGGACATCCTGATGGTGGGATCAGGATTTCGTAAGCTCTGGAGggaatcaacatttatttttctttcttagacaCCAGATATACAGCTAGGCAAagggaagacaaagacaaaagtaacagttcctgccttcaagcttACACTCTAACAGGGAAAGCAACATATGTttctatacacatatgtacatatatacctACCTGTGTCCACACATACTACAGAAAGGGGGATCTAGGGAGAGGGGTTGGGGGGCTGGAGGGCAGATCAAGGAAGGTCTAGAGCAACTGAGGGGCAAGGTGGATAAAGTGCcttgtctggagtcaggaagaaacatcaactacctgtgtgaccctggacaagtcacttcaccctgtttgcctcagtttccttatctataaaatgaactggagaaggaaatggcaaaccactccagtatctctgccaagaaaaccccaagttgGGTAACAAAGAGTctgatgtgactgaaaaaaatgactgaaccttCTAAGGTCTCTCATAAAAGGCCACACTTGAACTGAGGCCTTAAGGAAACTAGGGCTTCCAAGATACGAAACAGTCAGTGCAAAGTACGACGATGGAGGGGAAGGTGGCAGAACAGTGAGTATGAGAAACTACACAAAGGACTAGAATCCATGGGATAATTTGTACTGAAGTAAGATACAGTGGATGGGCTCAGTTTGTGAAGAACTTTCAATGTTTATGGATGATTTCAGAGTCAAGATAGGAACACTGGAGCTTGAGAGTGGGGAATGAGAATGACACATTCAGTCTTGGTGGCCatgtagaggatggattggacCTGAGGCAGGGAAGTCAATGAGGTTATAACAAATGTCcagaggaggagagaagacagagacagaatgagaggGTGGCTCTGTGAATAAGGGGATAGAGACAGATCCAAAAAGGATGATCTTGATATGGCAGAAGGACAGAACTGGCAAGCAACTTTCATAAAAACAGTGGGTTTGGAGAGAAAGAGTTGTTTTGAAGATGTTGATTTTAAGATAGATGCCTAATGTCCAAGAGGCATCTGGTGATGAGAGAGTGGAGCTTAGGAAAGACTAGGACTAGATATATAGACTGAGGAGGCATCAGGATAGAGAATAATTACATCTATGAGAACTACTGAGATCCCCAATCAAGAGTATAGAGAGAAAATGGAGTAGGGCCTTGAGGAACTCTAGGAGACTGAGGCAATGTCAATGGATGCTGATCCAGCAAATGAGCTAAGCAAGTGCTTAGCACCATAATAGATCCATTCCACCCAAACAAGAAGCAGTGAGTCAGGAGATTAaagtagcagaaccaggaaaacattgtacacagtaacagcaaaattgGAAGGATGCTCAAATGTgatttggctactctgatcaagacaaagatccaagacaatctcaaaggcTCCATGATGAAAACTGCTATCTGCCAACTCTGAGTAGAGATTAAAGAgtcttctttaaatttttagggtttttttgtatggttaatgtggaaatatgttttgtataacttcatatgtataatttttatcataCTGCTTGTTGCTCAAGGGATGAAGGAGGAaccagagaggggaagagaatttggaattcaattttttttaaatgttaaaattgttttatatgtaaatgggaaatattaagaaacaaatttttaaaaaaatttaagagaaagcAGTATTCAAGAAAATTCTGAGAGGAAGCATCCAGAAGAAGAAGATCAATAGTGTCAACTACTgcagagaagattcaaagaaaggacAATAGccccatttttattttccccttcttcctcctccctacaacctttttccccactccctcattccctccttaatgttttcctttctgttgaaggaaaataaaaatatcacttcagatagcaaaaaaatctatataaatagatattttattatgAGCAAATTCCTAATACTCTGttgttttgttgggggggggggcgggtttTGGGAGGGGGAGGTATGAGGGGAAGAAATGTGTATACTCTTGATACTAGACCTGTGTGTTTCCTCTATCCTACACTGCTTGAGTGTTACAGGGCTTTGTCTGCATGGTTCACCTATGTACAATCTAGCCTGGTTTCACACGCTGGTTGGAGATTAGACGAGTCATCCAGACAGAAAAGGCAAAGTGACATTTGAGTCTCCATGGTCACCCTTCCTTGGGTCAGGCTTCAGCTGGTGAGTGAGATTCAGGGGAGGCCTCAGGCTGTGGGGTCTCAGCCCTGCTCTCACCAGAGCCCTCCAGACCATTTTGGCTCTGGGAGGGCTCTGGTTCCGGGTGTTCCAGGGCATGGCGGGTATCAGCTTGCCAGAGTTGTACAAGGTCTGTCGGGGTCTTCCCTGCCTAAAGGGAACAGAGAAGACTTGTTTAGATGCCTGGCACCAGAGGGGCACCTCAGGTAGGAGGAAAGAACTGGATGAAATGtggatttaaatcctgtctctgatgctTGGGCAAGCTATGTTATGTCCCTCAGCAGcttgtttcctgatctgtaaaatgagggtgctgGACCAGAGGGTCCCTTCTAGCTATAGCTCTAGGACAGTATGATCCTAAATCTCTGCTTCCCCAGGCCTCCCCAGGCCTAGTGGGGCCGTCTCATTCCCTCATCTCTTGGAGCTCTGTTCCTGTTGAAGGTATTGTAAAAATTTCACCTGCCTCATCCCAGATCTTCTGAGAAGTTCTGGTTTTCCTCTAGGTGTGGGTCTCCTATCCTTGGAAGACAGGGATGGGACTTGCACAGACTACAGAGCTTCTGGAAAATGGGCTTTTGAGAGGTGGCCATAGAGAGAAGACAATCCTTTGGTGATGAGTAGTCCAGGTATATGGGTCTCATGAATGCTTACCATATTCTTGGCCATCATGTCAGCCCCATGCAGAAGCAGCATCTTGATAATCTTGTAGCGGTTAAGGCGTACAGCATCATGAAGGGCACTGTCTCCTTCCTATAGCAAGTTCATAAAAGCAATTGGGGTGTGGAAGTGGAGAGAAAATAGCTCACAAGAGAGGAGTCAGGGTCATGTCTAAGTCTCAAGGGGCATAACCCAAGTCACAGAGGACTTGGACAGTAGAAGGGTATTGGAGAAAAGAAAGTACAGGTCTCTGGGAACAAGGTTCTTCTATTTCAAAAATGGGTCACAGGCCCTGGTCATAGACCTGAGAAACAACAGGGAAGTTAGGGGGCACACACCCTGTCCTTAGAATTGATATCCACTCCCATGGAGAGAAAGTATTCCACAATCTCCACTTGCCCCGTCCGGGCTGCCACATGGAGGGGAGTGCTCAGGAGCTGTGTGGGAAAGAAATAGGAGTCACTGGTTGAAGAGAGACCAGAGCTCCGGCTCTGCCCTCTCCTAACTCTGTGGATGGTTCCTTGCTAAAGGGGTACAATACTGGTTACTGAGAGTCTCTGCTCTTCACTCATTAGTTTGATGACCAAGGTTTGGGGCAATGACACAGGATGACATTCTATCATTTTCTAATACATCATTCTGGATATATTTGGATAGCCCCCAAAGGATGCTGAATGCTTACCTACAATCCTCTTCACTCTAGGATGTTGTTGCTAGGGAAGCCCAGGCATAACTAAGATAGGTGACTAAGGCTTTGCCCCAAGGGAGCTGACATTCAGGGAGAGCAAACCTGCTCCACAAGTCTTCTGCCCACCTGTGATACAAATCTACTTCTTTGTCCAACCCAGGATCCTACATGAACTACTATGATGGTCTGGGACCATTCTTCCTCCCCAGCCCTTCTGGGCATGGAAACCAATCAATTGTGTTTATCCTGGTGGTTAGACTATCTTCCCCACCTTCAAGCTACTTTTGtcccaaatgaaaaaaatctacttaTTTTTCTGGATTCTGGGCTTAGAAACAATGGCAGAGGGTGTTTTGAAGGGCTAGGAAAGCCCAGTGTCCTTCACTTTGGGAGATTCTTTCCATGTCAGTCTCACATCATCCCAGTTCCCCTCACAACCACCCCCAACAGCTGCCCAACAGTGACCCTTCACCTTGTCGCGCACATTGATGTCTGCCCCATGGCTCTGCAGAAGCTTCACCACTTCCAGGTGGCCTCCACGACAAGCCCAGTGTACAGCTGTGCAGTCTAGCTAGGTGGTCACAGGTCCCAAGAGAAAGGGGAATTAAAATGGCAGGTCCCAAGAGTCCCCATTCCTTTCCAAAAGAGGGTTTTGGAGGGGCGGGTCAAGTCCAGGCAAACAAGGTAACAATGGAACTTGGTCAATGGAGAGGATAGATAACCCTGGGGTAGtcaagggagcagaagcaagaagCTTCCTGCCTGTAAGGTCAATGCCAGAGTGGCAGATCAATGTCTTCTCTAAAATGGCATCAGAATCAGTGTTTGGGTTTGGGCTAGACTGGTTCCACTAGGGACTCAAGAAACCCAGCACAGGGACGATATTAGGTGACCTTTGCCCAAGACAGGAATCTTTTTACTCACCCGGTCCTGGAAGTCCACAGTAGCTCCACTGTCCAATAGCTTCTGTAGGATTTCCATATGACCCTCCAGGGAGGCCCGGTGAAGGGCTGTCCGGCGAAACTGTCCACCCAAGAGAACACACATGACCCAGAGCTTAGGCACCAGTTCTTAGCTCTGCTTTGTTGGTGAACTGAAGGCCAGGCCTTGTGTCAGTTGGAAGACACTGCCCAGTCTTCCATCTACTTTATTCAACCCCAACACACCCTAGAGAAGTGAAATTTCATCGGCACCATAAACTTACTCTATTCTGGTTTCTAGAGTTTAGTGCCTTCAATCCCACTTTCCTCCCACTCCTTTACTCCTTCCTCAATGCCCTTCAGTTTCCACTGTAGAAACTGAATCCTTGAACAGACCATAGGGCTTTGTGTATGGTGAAGGAGGCTTGAAAAAGGTAGataaaagacaaaagtattttcaaaatatacaAGAAGAAATCATgatagcaggggcagctaggtggcgtagtggataaagcaccagccctggagtcaggagtacctgggtccaaatctggtctcagacacttaataattacctagctgtgtggccttgggcaaaccacttaaccccatttgccttgcaaaaacctaaaaaattaaaaaatcatgatAACCCTTACagtgtttggtttttaaaaaatccatcaatTAACACTTTTCACTACTAATTCCTTTCTTGTGAACTAGGCTGGAAAAATATTAAGTTTTATACAttaagaaaccaaggcaaaaagaGGTTAGGTATCTTATCTTGTTCAAGGTTGTATGATTAATTAGCAGCTTATGCAGAGGTAGacagaaaagagaatggaatttCATGGGTAAAGAGAACCTCCTTTTCCAACTTCAGTTCTGtaactatatataattttaaaagaattgccCAAAGTGGTGATGTCCAATGTAAATAGGACCAGAGACTGACATAGAAaatcaatctataatatttttattttgctccacatttcccaattacatttgaaTCTGATTGGGCAACACTCCAGTGTAGCTGGAGTAGCctgtttgacacctctggtctCAAGCatgagaggttagatgacttccCAGTGTGTGGCAAAAGCAAAACTTCTAAATCTTCCTGGTTGCAAGGCTAGTTCTCTATCAAATATGGCAGGTGCCTCATTCTAGCCCAGTAGCAATAGTAAGAGATATcatttaatgatttaaaatttgaagaattctttacattatctcatttgagtcacATAACTACCCAATGAATTAGGCATTGTGGGTATTAGTGccccattttatgggtgaggaaactgaggaagaggttaagtgatttgcctgtggTTCCACACTAAGGAGCCTCAGAAGTCTAAATTTGGGTCCTTCGGGCTTCACCACTCTTATGTACTACACTACATTGAgactttttattatttgttgttgtgTAACTACAGTCaccttatttggagttttttggcaaagacactggagtggtttgtcatttccttctccagctcattttataaatgaggaaaccgaagcaaacagggtgaagtgatttgtccagggtcatatagctaggaaatgtctgaaattgaatttgaattcaggtcttcttggcttgACACTCTACTGAATAAAAATTATTCCCTATAAAATCAGTTTATAGAATATACATTCAGCCTGAGTTTCAAAAATGGTGATGATATTATATTGGGTTATACTCCTAAACTTTTTACAATTCCTTCCAACCCTGAAGTCCTGTGATTCAAAGACCATCATGTTTTCCTTCAAAAAGCTAGATTTCTCCCATGATACATCTGTCAGAAACAGAAGCTTGACCTTGAAGAAATGGAGACTAATGGTGCTTTTAATGCTTTTATGATGGGATTTGAGGGGCCATTACCTCATCACAGGTATCAGCAGAACCCCCATCTGCCAGGAATTTCTCAATGAtattcattttcccctccacAGCCGCTTTCAGGAACATCTCCCCTTCTATGGGTCCAGTCTAAGAGGAAGATCCCAGTCACCAGAGTCCACCTCACCCATCAGCAGAAGTAGATCTCTGCTGTCCTCCCCAAGCTAGTTGTGTTACTTAGATTTCAAGCCTGAGACACCTGCAAAAAGGCCCTCCTCATTGTTAGAAAGAATGATGACTCCACGAAACCTACAACTTCAAGTGCCTTCTCTTAAAGCAGAAAGAGGCTAACTCTTCTCTCCAGAGCTCCTTGTACCAGTTCTGCCCCTAACACAATCATCTTTGAGTTTCCTTCTCCCAATGGGGAGAGtcttatgaaaatgttttgcaactGAAATCTGAGTTAGGCTGGAAAGAATCATTCTTTCCCCAGTCCTCAGTCCCTTCCCATCTGAATGGTGCATTTCCTTTCCCCATGTCTCCCATTCTCACTGTGCCTCTCCTCCCCAAGACCTGCAGATTCTTCCTTACGATTTCCTGCGGTTCAGGTGGAGGCTCTGGGGTCCGGGTTAATGCCTCTCTCTTCTTTTGCTTCCGTTTCTTTCGAAGCTCAATGAGGTTCTGGATTCCACCCACATCGATGATCTCTCGGCGAAGATCCAATGATGTCTTTCGCACTCTCTCTTGGCCCTGTTCGGAGTACAGATCTTGTGTACTAAGTGCTATAGGAAATGAGATGGGGGTGTTGAGGTGAGAAGTGAGGTAGAAGCAAGCTACCTTCTGACTGCTTCTTTGGAGAAGACTCTTAGCTTCAGACTGTTCCTCTCTCCCCACTCTTACTTACAGTTCCACTCCAGTTTCTCATCAGGGGACAACACTTGAGTCTAAGACTTTGAGTTTAGGGAAGCCTAGGGTAGCCAGTAGCCCTGAAGAGTTCATTCCTTTTATCCTCTTACAGAATGGCAGACAGAGCTGGTAAGAATATTAGGGACTGATCTAGTCcaacctgttcattttacaggttaCCCAGAGTAAAAtatgatgtgacttgcccaaggtcacaaaagtagcAAGTGACAGAGCCACTACTTAAATCTCAGGTCCCTGGACTCTAAAGTCAGTCATCTTTCCACCACACTGAACTCCCTCAAAAGGGAATAATCCCCATGTCATCCCCCTCTCTCTTAGGTTTAGAAAAAGCAGATGGGTCTTCAGTAAGCCATAGAGACAAAGAAGTTCTGAACTATTTGAGAAGAGGTCCTTGTCATCTTTGGGGAACAAAAAGCAAGGGCTCAGGATTGGAGAGGCACTTGGGATAGGGAGTGGTCTCCAGGACTACTTACCTAGTTCCAAGGCCTAAACTCCAGAGTAGAATTTGGTTCTTGGGCTATTCCTGGCTCTTACCTTGACTTTTTGTAGCACCTGATTCTGGGTCCCCTGGTGTTTCTCATTCTCTAGCACCAGCATGTTCATCTGCATCAGCCTGGGCTTCATGTTGGAGGTAGCATGGAGTTTCTGGCAAAGGAAACCTAAGCTCAGACTGAACTCTTGGCAAAGTAACTTTCCCTGGAGTTTCATCTCTTCCCTGGCCCAGTGACGGATTTGTAACACAACGTTGCTTTTATGACTTAAATGCTTTGGATATATTTTTCACTTGGGGACATCATAATAAGCTAagcaggcactatactaagcacattgcaaatattatctcattttatcctcacaataagccTGGAGcattaaatgctattattatgctcattttacagatgaagaaactaagacaaacaaagATTGAAATGAAATGGGGGAAATGTGGTAGAGCTTGggggtcttctaactccaaattcagcttTGGGGcaaaagatgaatttttcaattcaaaaaaagaattttagaccCAAGCATCATTCCCAGGTCATTTCAGTCTTTCGAGGTTAAGTGAATTTACCAATGTCTCAATGTCCCATTGTCCCAATGAATAGGGCAGGAAGGGTCAGAATTTGGATCTCCTATCCCCGTACTACAGtagtactctttccactagaCAAGGTTGGACAAATCTCATTTCTAATGTCAGCAAATGAAAAACCCAGTCTCTAATTGGTAAACTCCCCAGACAAACTCTGCATCCcggatttcc from Macrotis lagotis isolate mMagLag1 chromosome 4, bilby.v1.9.chrom.fasta, whole genome shotgun sequence includes the following:
- the ANKRD2 gene encoding ankyrin repeat domain-containing protein 2, coding for MNSASELMTKAPKPSRGRGSSSIKALPSCQARPALWGWKQTLGSMTMADSEEVQRATELIEQRLAEEEENQKLHATSNMKPRLMQMNMLVLENEKHQGTQNQVLQKVKGQERVRKTSLDLRREIIDVGGIQNLIELRKKRKQKKREALTRTPEPPPEPQEITGPIEGEMFLKAAVEGKMNIIEKFLADGGSADTCDEFRRTALHRASLEGHMEILQKLLDSGATVDFQDRLDCTAVHWACRGGHLEVVKLLQSHGADINVRDKLLSTPLHVAARTGQVEIVEYFLSMGVDINSKDREGDSALHDAVRLNRYKIIKMLLLHGADMMAKNMAGKTPTDLVQLWQADTRHALEHPEPEPSQSQNGLEGSGESRAETPQPEASPESHSPAEA